From the Leucobacter tenebrionis genome, one window contains:
- the hisB gene encoding imidazoleglycerol-phosphate dehydratase HisB codes for MTAAARTASLERSTSESQISLSLDLDGTGASDIETGVPFFDHMLTALARHSLTDLTVRAKGDVHIDVHHTVEDTGILLGQALLEALGDKRGISRYGDALVPLDEALAQAVVDISGRPYLVHSGEPAGYEFHLIGGHFTGSMVRHFFEALVLNARLTVHLKLVEGRDPHHIAEAEFKAFARALRQAKALDPLVAGIPSTKGAL; via the coding sequence ATGACCGCAGCAGCACGCACCGCCTCGCTCGAACGCTCGACGAGCGAGTCGCAGATCAGCCTGAGCCTCGACCTCGACGGCACCGGCGCCTCCGACATCGAGACCGGCGTGCCCTTCTTCGACCACATGCTCACGGCGCTCGCGCGGCACTCGCTCACCGACCTCACGGTGAGGGCGAAGGGCGACGTGCACATCGATGTCCACCACACGGTCGAGGACACGGGCATCCTGCTCGGCCAGGCGCTTCTCGAGGCGCTCGGCGACAAGCGCGGCATCTCCCGCTACGGCGACGCGCTCGTGCCTCTCGACGAAGCCTTGGCGCAGGCGGTGGTCGACATCTCGGGCCGTCCGTACCTCGTGCACTCGGGTGAGCCGGCCGGCTACGAGTTCCACCTCATCGGCGGCCACTTCACCGGGTCGATGGTGCGCCACTTCTTCGAGGCGCTCGTGCTGAACGCGCGGCTCACCGTGCACCTGAAACTCGTCGAGGGGCGGGATCCGCACCACATCGCCGAGGCCGAGTTCAAGGCCTTCGCGCGCGCGCTGCGTCAGGCGAAGGCCTTGGATCCGCTCGTCGCCGGCATCCCCTCGACCAAGGGCGCCCTGTGA
- the hisH gene encoding imidazole glycerol phosphate synthase subunit HisH has translation MTQGVAAAGPSAPSGGGRKRVVVLDYGSGNVHSAVKALAKAGAEVELTRDPRAVAEADGLLVPGVGAFDAVMRQLREVRGDELIDRRLAGGRPVLGICVGEQVMFERGVERGIETEGLGQWPGTVRKLEADVLPHMGWNTVEAPENSVLFRGIAEERFYFVHSYAATEWTIEGRGESTRPVVTWAEHGERFIAAVENGPLSATQFHPEKSGEAGIQLLRNWISTL, from the coding sequence GTGACCCAGGGCGTCGCGGCGGCCGGTCCCTCGGCACCCTCGGGAGGTGGCAGGAAGCGCGTCGTCGTGCTCGACTACGGCTCCGGCAACGTCCACTCGGCGGTGAAGGCGCTCGCGAAGGCGGGCGCCGAGGTCGAGCTGACCCGCGACCCGCGCGCGGTCGCCGAGGCCGACGGGCTGCTCGTGCCGGGGGTGGGGGCGTTCGACGCCGTGATGCGGCAGCTGCGCGAGGTGCGCGGTGACGAGCTCATCGACCGCCGACTCGCAGGGGGGCGCCCGGTGCTGGGCATCTGCGTCGGCGAGCAGGTGATGTTCGAGCGCGGTGTCGAGCGCGGCATCGAGACCGAGGGGCTCGGCCAGTGGCCGGGCACCGTGCGCAAGCTCGAAGCCGACGTACTGCCCCACATGGGCTGGAATACGGTCGAAGCGCCCGAGAACTCGGTGCTGTTCCGCGGCATCGCCGAGGAGCGCTTCTACTTCGTGCACAGCTACGCCGCGACCGAGTGGACGATCGAGGGGCGCGGCGAATCGACCAGGCCGGTCGTCACCTGGGCCGAGCACGGCGAGCGCTTCATCGCGGCCGTCGAGAACGGACCGCTGAGCGCCACCCAGTTCCACCCCGAGAAGTCCGGCGAGGCGGGCATCCAGCTGCTGCGCAACTGGATCTCGACCCTCTGA